From a region of the Daphnia pulicaria isolate SC F1-1A chromosome 1, SC_F0-13Bv2, whole genome shotgun sequence genome:
- the LOC124320601 gene encoding ubiquitin-like-conjugating enzyme ATG10 isoform X1, with protein MNIIKGTISWEEFVIGVRHILSVSGTIGDGWHFRGSLEEHCGGYLSKRIDYYPVAVAEPSAESAGGTRLKDDDIDHDSAIEPSEHDDPCSIDPDPSFRPVCREFHVLYSLAHAVPTLYLRAWRSDGSCVEAEELWNDLTAAECRPSSDELERLRSLTQQEHPFLGEPWYHLHPCRTAVLMDLVAGNDVDGIDAKRYFVRWMSTVAPLVGCPVSHHYASIR; from the exons ATGAATATCATTAAG GGTACCATATCGTGGGAAGAGTTCGTGATTGGAGTTCGTCATATCTTGTCGGTGTCCGGAACGATAGGCGATGGATGGCATTTTCGCGGATCACTG GAGGAACACTGTGGCGGTTATCTGAGCAAGCGGATAGACTACTACCCGGTAGCTGTTGCAGAGCCCTCGGCGGAATCCGCCGGCGGAACTCGACTAAAAGATGATGATATCGATCACGACTCGGCCATCGAGCCCTCGGAGCACGAT GATCCGTGCAGCATCGATCCCGATCCTTCTTTCCGACCCGTCTGCAGGGAATTTCATGTGCTATACAGTCTGGCTCACGCTGTGCCCACGCTCTATTTGAGAGCCTGGAGATCGG ACGGAAGCTGCGTAGAGGCCGAAGAGTTATGGAACGATTTGACTGCTGCAGAATGTCGCCCATCATCCGACGAACTTGAAAGACTTCGCTCCTTGACTCAACag GAACATCCTTTCCTCGGTGAGCCGTGGTATCACCTGCATCCATGCCGGACGGCCGTCTTGATGGATCTGGTTGCTGGCAATGACGTCGATGGAATTGATGCAAA gcgaTACTTTGTCCGCTGGATGTCAACTGTGGCCCCGCTGGTCGGCTGTCCCGTTTCTCATCATTATGCTTCCATTCGGTAA
- the LOC124320601 gene encoding ubiquitin-like-conjugating enzyme ATG10 isoform X3, giving the protein MNIIKGTISWEEFVIGVRHILSVSGTIGDGWHFRGSLEEHCGGYLSKRIDYYPVAVAEPSAESAGGTRLKDDDIDHDSAIEPSEHDDPCSIDPDPSFRPVCREFHVLYSLAHAVPTLYLRAWRSDGSCVEAEELWNDLTAAECRPSSDELERLRSLTQQEHPFLGEPWYHLHPCRTAVLMDLVAGNDVDGIDAKRQQKSDESFALLCAY; this is encoded by the exons ATGAATATCATTAAG GGTACCATATCGTGGGAAGAGTTCGTGATTGGAGTTCGTCATATCTTGTCGGTGTCCGGAACGATAGGCGATGGATGGCATTTTCGCGGATCACTG GAGGAACACTGTGGCGGTTATCTGAGCAAGCGGATAGACTACTACCCGGTAGCTGTTGCAGAGCCCTCGGCGGAATCCGCCGGCGGAACTCGACTAAAAGATGATGATATCGATCACGACTCGGCCATCGAGCCCTCGGAGCACGAT GATCCGTGCAGCATCGATCCCGATCCTTCTTTCCGACCCGTCTGCAGGGAATTTCATGTGCTATACAGTCTGGCTCACGCTGTGCCCACGCTCTATTTGAGAGCCTGGAGATCGG ACGGAAGCTGCGTAGAGGCCGAAGAGTTATGGAACGATTTGACTGCTGCAGAATGTCGCCCATCATCCGACGAACTTGAAAGACTTCGCTCCTTGACTCAACag GAACATCCTTTCCTCGGTGAGCCGTGGTATCACCTGCATCCATGCCGGACGGCCGTCTTGATGGATCTGGTTGCTGGCAATGACGTCGATGGAATTGATGCAAA ACGGCAGCAGAAAAGCGACGAGAGCTTTGCGCTGTTGTGTGCGTATTGA
- the LOC124320601 gene encoding ubiquitin-like-conjugating enzyme ATG10 isoform X2, with protein MGTISWEEFVIGVRHILSVSGTIGDGWHFRGSLEEHCGGYLSKRIDYYPVAVAEPSAESAGGTRLKDDDIDHDSAIEPSEHDDPCSIDPDPSFRPVCREFHVLYSLAHAVPTLYLRAWRSDGSCVEAEELWNDLTAAECRPSSDELERLRSLTQQEHPFLGEPWYHLHPCRTAVLMDLVAGNDVDGIDAKRYFVRWMSTVAPLVGCPVSHHYASIR; from the exons ATG GGTACCATATCGTGGGAAGAGTTCGTGATTGGAGTTCGTCATATCTTGTCGGTGTCCGGAACGATAGGCGATGGATGGCATTTTCGCGGATCACTG GAGGAACACTGTGGCGGTTATCTGAGCAAGCGGATAGACTACTACCCGGTAGCTGTTGCAGAGCCCTCGGCGGAATCCGCCGGCGGAACTCGACTAAAAGATGATGATATCGATCACGACTCGGCCATCGAGCCCTCGGAGCACGAT GATCCGTGCAGCATCGATCCCGATCCTTCTTTCCGACCCGTCTGCAGGGAATTTCATGTGCTATACAGTCTGGCTCACGCTGTGCCCACGCTCTATTTGAGAGCCTGGAGATCGG ACGGAAGCTGCGTAGAGGCCGAAGAGTTATGGAACGATTTGACTGCTGCAGAATGTCGCCCATCATCCGACGAACTTGAAAGACTTCGCTCCTTGACTCAACag GAACATCCTTTCCTCGGTGAGCCGTGGTATCACCTGCATCCATGCCGGACGGCCGTCTTGATGGATCTGGTTGCTGGCAATGACGTCGATGGAATTGATGCAAA gcgaTACTTTGTCCGCTGGATGTCAACTGTGGCCCCGCTGGTCGGCTGTCCCGTTTCTCATCATTATGCTTCCATTCGGTAA